One segment of Panicum virgatum strain AP13 chromosome 1K, P.virgatum_v5, whole genome shotgun sequence DNA contains the following:
- the LOC120713268 gene encoding uncharacterized protein LOC120713268 — protein MAADDEKNALEATVDDMLTTLTDLAARVSELATQTAALKPLLPLAKQLDGLPDKVTTLQAAAFEGANQIAALSLAVTRLEKAQRGDHGHPTDDIAGGDASASGPLPFRETPHLPHRDAEDDDGDPRFHPRARIEFPTFDGKEDPLPWLNRCETFRCQNTPERRRVPYASLHLTGSAQLWFSRLELTSGTPSWRRFAQLVQQRFGPPMTDSPIGEIMILRRDGTVNDYTDKFLALACRDADLTESQLV, from the coding sequence ATGGCGGCTGACGACGAGAAAAACGCCCTGGAAGCGACCGTCGACGACATGCTCACCACCCTCACCGACCTCGCCGCCAGGGTTTCCGAGCTCGCTACGCAAACCGCCGCCCTCAAACCCTTGCTCCCGCTCGCCAAACAGCTTGACGGCCTGCCGGACAAGGTCACCACCCTCCAGGCAGCGGCGTTCGAAGGCGCAAATCAAATCGCCGCCCTCAGCCTCGCCGTGACGCGCTTGGAGAAGGCGCAGCGCGGTGACCACGGTCACCCCACGGACGACATCGCGGGGGGAGACGCGTCAGCGTCGGGGCCCCTCCCGTTCCGTGAGACACCGCACCTTCCTCACCGGGacgccgaggacgacgacggcgacccaCGCTTCCACCCGCGCGCACGCATCGAGTTCCCGACCTTCGATGGAAAGGAGGACCCCCTGCCGTGGTTGAATCGCTGTGAGACCTTCCGGTGCCAGAACACACCGGAACGCCGGCGCGTTCCATACGCGTCCCTCCATCTCACGGGGTCAGCCCAACTCTGGTTTTCTCGGCTAGAGTTGACGTCGGGTACTCCGTCGTGGCGCCGGTTCGCACAACTCGTGCAGCAACGCTTCGGGCCGCCCATGACGGATAGCCCCATTGGCGAGATCATGATACTTCGCCGGGACGGGACCGTGAACGACTACACCGACAAGTTCCTCGCCCTCGCCTGCCGTGATGCCGATCTGACGGAGTCCCAGTTGGTCTAA